The genomic interval ATAAGCTTCTATTGCACCTAGCTTTTCATAGTCATCACTTAGCAGAAAGCGCCTTAGCAAACAAAGGATACCAAAATCAACTATTTTGTTCTGGCATATAGAATCTTCAGCACAAACATCAGTCAGTGACTTGATTGACTTAAGGGTTGCCAATGCAGACTCGGCAGCATTGAATTTAGGGGGGCTGTCCTTCTTTAAGTTCTTAATAGGTACCGCAAAAGGCTCTGAAAGGAGCAGATCTGCCAGTGGGACATTATTGATAGAATCTGGGACTGTACCCAGTTGAGCCATGGCAAGATTAACAACAGCACCTGCTAGAAGATTGGTTGACTGAGTAGCAGAAGCAACTTTTGACAGATCTACCTGCATATTCCAAATATAATAGCtgttatttactaaatttaaaacCGAAAGATGGAACAAACTAGAAAAGTCGTAATTCTCAACTATCCTTTATATAGATAACATAAATGACCAAAAAAATTTATGCACCTTTGGTTTCTCAGTTTTAGGTAGGCTAGCTCCTTTAGCTGACAATGTCTTGCTGTAGTTCAAAATCTCATTCATTATAAGGGTTAACCATCCCTGAGAAATCGGGATAGAGCGTGGTCCGTAATCCTCAAAAGTGCTTGAAAGGATTCTTCTTGCAGAAGATTGAACAGTGTCAGATGCAACCTTTCCAAGAACCCACGAGAGTAGTATGCCAGACCATTTCTGACTCTCTTCAAGAGATAATTGCATCTCACCAGCACAGAGTAATTCAAGAGCCTTTGACAAACCTTCTTGCACTGCTTTGTGCTTCTTCGTTTTCCTAGCACTCTCTCTCATCAGATGAAGACCCTTCTCCATTACCATCTTCCGTGCTTCGTCACTTTTGTCAACAGAAACTAAAAAGGCAGACAACGCAACTTGAGCCAAAGGGATATCCTCAGTTTTACTGGCGTGTGAAACAGTGGCAAGCAAACTCGAACTCCAGTCAGAAACAGAATCGCTTAGTGGGAGATTAGGATCTTCCAACAACAACCGAGCCACCAAACTCCCATGCCATTTTACAGTCCTCTCTGGTGCCATTAAGGCAGTCATAACAACTTGCCCGTCACGATCAAGTTCTTGAATATGAGATCTATTTGTATCAGAAGCCATCGCCCAGTTTGCCAATGCCCACACAGCAAATGGCACTGCGACATGTTGACAATGTAAATCATCCCAAAGGCCAGGAATGACGGCTGATGACAAATTAGCTTGCGAAGAATGATCATGTTTACTTAGCAATGCAAATGTTTTAGGAACTTCCTCTTCGGCGTTAGTATTAGGGCCACCCAAGGGCGCAAGCCCACTGGTTCTTGATAGCCCCAGAACCGTGGTTCCTTCAAGGATTTTAATTCCAATTCCCTTAATCCCACTATTTCCATCGTCACTGTCGTCATCTTTTTCTGGCTCATCAAAATACATACCACCTTCCTCAATCACTTGAATTGCGGCAGCAATATCTCTCATCTTAGCATTTCCAGGCAATGATGACTTAAAACAAGTCTTTTCTATCGTGTCACAGTTGGAAGTGACGATATCCATAATGGCAGTCACAAGCATGCTCCTACCTTTCAAAGAATCAGAAATATCGAATGAAGAACGTCTTGAATGCTGCTCCCAAAGAAAAGCTATGTATCAATCGCAACACACACACAACCCGAAGCATCACCATAATCAAAACTCATATGCTTCAAAAAAAACATCTCATATATTAATGAAAACTACAAATCTACAGCTTGACAAACCCTATAGATACACAAACACACATTGTTTTTGCCTATCAATCATTAAAACGCGTTTGGATTCTTCTATATCCTACAATGCTAATATGCTATCGGCTATAGCATCTTCTACATTCCACTACTACATCAATGGAAACTCACCTTTTTGTTCTTTGGTTGACACGAGAATATGAACTTGAGCAACTTAGGCACGGCATCAGGCCTTCCAAGAGCGTCTTTACGCACTGTTGGATCAGCAATAAGGTAAGCCAGAGCCCTGGCAGCTTCGTCCTGAGCCCCAATTCTATCTCCAGGTATGATAGCCACCGTCT from Raphanus sativus cultivar WK10039 unplaced genomic scaffold, ASM80110v3 Scaffold3048, whole genome shotgun sequence carries:
- the LOC108843240 gene encoding uncharacterized protein LOC108843240 isoform X3 translates to MLVTAIMDIVTSNCDTIEKTCFKSSLPGNAKMRDIAAAIQVIEEGGMYFDEPEKDDDSDDGNSGIKGIGIKILEGTTVLGLSRTSGLAPLGGPNTNAEEEVPKTFALLSKHDHSSQANLSSAVIPGLWDDLHCQHVAVPFAVWALANWAMASDTNRSHIQELDRDGQVVMTALMAPERTVKWHGSLVARLLLEDPNLPLSDSVSDWSSSLLATVSHASKTEDIPLAQVALSAFLVSVDKSDEARKMVMEKGLHLMRESARKTKKHKAVQEGLSKALELLCAGEMQLSLEESQKWSGILLSWVLGKVASDTVQSSARRILSSTFEDYGPRSIPISQGWLTLIMNEILNYSKTLSAKGASLPKTEKPKVDLSKVASATQSTNLLAGAVVNLAMAQLGTVPDSINNVPLADLLLSEPFAVPIKNLKKDSPPKFNAAESALATLKSIKSLTDVCAEDSICQNKIVDFGILCLLRRFLLSDDYEKLGAIEAYDASRSLEARERAPDTPGESSITDMQDPSSVKVPASAHIRRHAARLLTILSLLPKVQKAIFADETWCKWLDDCARGNISGCNDPKTQSYARASLLNIYCNQQDESGAGNGGSSKPDISNSNCPRYGDMIFLINPGLPHWKCPEKEHQSGKKNESSIEGEATNAADTVRDHVVDASDLSSSMDPSSSGSRVHDPEFDVIFLHGLRGGPFKTWRIAEDKSSTKSGLVEKIDQEAGKLGTFWPSEWLSNDFPQARMFTLKYKTNLTEWSGASLPLQEVSSMILEKLVSAGIGDRPVVFVTHSMGGLVVKQILHKAKEEKLDKLVNNTAGVIFYSCPHFGSKLADMPWRMGLVLRPAPSIGELRSGSPRLVELNDLLRQLHKKGIVEVLSFCETKVTPIVEGYGGWAFRMEIVPIESAYPGFGELVVLESTDHINSCKPLSRSDPSYTEALQFLRKLSSQLSRSNVKVESGMHD
- the LOC108843240 gene encoding uncharacterized protein LOC108843240 isoform X2 codes for the protein MPCLSCSSSYSRVNQRTKRSMLVTAIMDIVTSNCDTIEKTCFKSSLPGNAKMRDIAAAIQVIEEGGMYFDEPEKDDDSDDGNSGIKGIGIKILEGTTVLGLSRTSGLAPLGGPNTNAEEEVPKTFALLSKHDHSSQANLSSAVIPGLWDDLHCQHVAVPFAVWALANWAMASDTNRSHIQELDRDGQVVMTALMAPERTVKWHGSLVARLLLEDPNLPLSDSVSDWSSSLLATVSHASKTEDIPLAQVALSAFLVSVDKSDEARKMVMEKGLHLMRESARKTKKHKAVQEGLSKALELLCAGEMQLSLEESQKWSGILLSWVLGKVASDTVQSSARRILSSTFEDYGPRSIPISQGWLTLIMNEILNYSKTLSAKGASLPKTEKPKVDLSKVASATQSTNLLAGAVVNLAMAQLGTVPDSINNVPLADLLLSEPFAVPIKNLKKDSPPKFNAAESALATLKSIKSLTDVCAEDSICQNKIVDFGILCLLRRFLLSDDYEKLGAIEAYDASRSLEARERAPDTPGESSITDMQDPSSVKVPASAHIRRHAARLLTILSLLPKVQKAIFADETWCKWLDDCARGNISGCNDPKTQSYARASLLNIYCNQQDESGAGNGGSSKPDISNSNCPRYGDMIFLINPGLPHWKCPEKEHQSGKKNESSIEGEATNAADTVRDHVVDASDLSSSMDPSSSGSRVHDPEFDVIFLHGLRGGPFKTWRIAEDKSSTKSGLVEKIDQEAGKLGTFWPSEWLSNDFPQARMFTLKYKTNLTEWSGASLPLQEVSSMILEKLVSAGIGDRPVVFVTHSMGGLVVKQILHKAKEEKLDKLVNNTAGVIFYSCPHFGSKLADMPWRMGLVLRPAPSIGELRSGSPRLVELNDLLRQLHKKGIVEVLSFCETKVTPIVEGYGGWAFRMEIVPIESAYPGFGELVVLESTDHINSCKPLSRSDPSYTEALQFLRKLSSQLSRSNVKVESGMHD